From the Gossypium hirsutum isolate 1008001.06 chromosome A02, Gossypium_hirsutum_v2.1, whole genome shotgun sequence genome, the window TTCAACACAATCTTGTTAATTGAAAGCGACAACAGAAGTCTTACTTTTCCCCAATTAGAGAGACTAAGCTTAAGGTTGTGCAACCTTACTGAATTTCCAGAATTCATTAAAAGACAAGACAAGTTGGTTGAGTTAGATCTTTCTAACAACCATATCCATGGTTTTGTGCCCAATTGGTTGTGGAAGAGCAATCTTTCATGGGCAGACCTTTCTTTCTATATGATTGATTTTCCAAAACAGCTTCTCTTAAATGATGCAAACACATTTCCAATGTTGAcagaattgaatttgagatcatGTAACATAAGTGCGTTTCCAGATTTCATCAAAATACAAGACAAGTTGGTTGACTTAGATCTTTCTAACAATCATATCCATGGTGTTGTGCCTAATTGGTTGTGGAAGAGCAACCTTTCAAGGGTAAACCTTTCTTTCAATGTGATATTGATTTTCCAAAACAGCTTCCCTTAAGTGATTTAAACTTCTCTTTTTCATTGTTGAGGAAATTGTATCTGGAATCTTGTAACATAAGCTCATTTCCGGAGTTCTTAAAGAGTCAAGAAAATTTAGAATATCtcaaactttcaaataataaaataagtggTGCAATACCAAACTGGGTGTGGAAGAAAAGTTTGCGATATCTGCTTCTTGCTAATAACCATCTCTCAACTTTGGATCAACTTTTACCCAATCAGAGTTCAATTTCTTCACAGGACTCCTTGTATTTCGTCGCATCTTATAACAATTTGAGTGGCCCAATTCCAAATTGGTTATGCAATATGAGTCAACTTGACAGTTTTGATGCATCTTATAACAATTTCAATGGCCCAATTCCAAATTGCTTGGGCAATATGAGTGCTCTGAGTTGGTTGGGTTTGCAAAGAAATAACTTCAGTGGAAtgttaccaaaatttttaaaagcaaCCCAACTGCAGTTTCTCAAAGTTAGTGAGAATAGATTGGTAGGGAAGTTGCCCAGATCATTAGCAAAATGCACTCAACTTATGGTTTTGGATGTAGGAAGCAACATGATCAATGATACATTCCCTTTTTGGTTGGAGAAATTGACTTACTTGATGGTTCTAATATTGCGAGAAAACAGATTTTATGGTCAAATTAAACATTTGAAACATAAATCTGTTTTCCCAACTTTGGATGCATTGGACATTGCTTCAAACCAGTTTTCTGGTGAACTATCCATTGATTTCCTTCATGCCACTCAACTAAGGTCACTCAAAATAGGTGGGAATAAATTGGAAAGGAAGCTGTCGAGATCATTAGCCAATTGCACAGCACTTGAGGTTATCTAGACCTTGGAAATAATATGGTTCATGATACATTCCCATTTTGGCTAGAGAAGCTTCCTTCCTTGAAGGTTCTCGTTTTGCGAGTAAACAGATTCTACGGCACAATTTCAAAAATCGACACGGAACATGGGTTTCTAGAGCTACGCATATTGGACATTGGTTCCAATCATTTTTCAGGTGACTTGTCCATTGAGTTTTTGCAAAGTTTGAAGGAAATAATGCATTTAACAAATGAAGATAAAGCTAAGCTTGTTTATATTGGGGAGGACTATTATCAAGACTCTGTGACAATTGTTAACAAAGGGATTGAAATGTTCTACCAAAAGGTCTTGACAATTCTTACTTGTCTTGACCTTTAAAACAATAGTTTCCATGGGAGAATACCAGAAGAGATACAAATGCTGAGGTCACTCAGAGTGATGAACTTATCCAACAATGGCTTCTCTGGTGAAATCTCATTAGCACTTCAAAATCTAAAAGACCTTGAATTTTGGATCTCTCAAGAAACCAGCAGTCAGGGAAGATTCCTCCACAGCTTACAAGTCTAACTTTCCTGGCAGCATTGAACTTGTCATACAACCAACTTGAAGGAAACATACTACAAAGCAACCAATTCATTACATTTACAAATGATTCCTACCGTGGGAACCCAAAATTGTGTGGGCCGGCTGCCTCTGtcaatgaaatgcaatgaagtTGATCTTCGAATGCACCACCTCCAGGGGAAGATGAAGATTCATGGTTATATGCTATGTCTACTTGGAAAATTGAGTTGATAGGTTATGCTAATGGATTTCTGGTTGGGCTATTTATTAGATATACAGTGCTGAATGAGTTGGGAAACAAATGGGTTGAGAAGTTCAAAAAGTGTGGGAAAAGGAATAGAAGAAGATGTAGGTGACTCCATCAgaattcttttttcaaaattagctGGTAAGCATTAGTCTTTCTAATTTGAAAAGATAgttgttgaaaaataatttttctatcatATCGTACTTGTAGCATTGAAATTCATTTTCCAGATTCTATTGTAATTTTATGTATCATTTTGCAATGCAGGACATGGAATGTCTAGTCAGGAGGAATGTCGAGTCAGGAGGTACGTTATCTTTGAAGAAAATGGTAATTAGTTTCTTATGGCTACAAGCATTTTTCAATCACATGTTAGGCTTTAGGTCCGGGTGTAAAGGGTGGACCTGTTGGTCTGGGTTTTAGTGCAGCCTGACACTTGTTTTTATATTAGTCTATTTATCCTTTCAATGACAGTCTTATTACGTTAAAAATTACCATTCAATTAAACTTTGTATtgaataatatgataataataattaaaatataatgaaagAAATTATGTGTTACAATCTAGTATGTTTTCCAATGTTAACCAAAGGCACTCCAACAGTGTTCCTCACAGGTGGATCAACAGGGTTGAATTTAGAAGTATTCTTTTTAGGATCGAAGTTCCCGAAACCTTGTGCAATGATATAGAAATCGTATCCATGAAGATGAATTGGATGATTCTCAGGTGTCACTATGCTTGTGTCTTGGAGCACAATTTTGTACCCTAAAAATGTTGGTATGGGTTAGAGGTGAGAGAGGTGACTGAGATGTTGAGGCTGATGTGGTTGGTGGTGGCAATGATGAAGGTGAGTGAAGAATGGTTAGTGATGGAGGATGCCTCCAGAGAGCTGGGAGCCGACAGTGTTGAAGAAAAATGGTGGAAAAAGAGCCCCCGGTTAGAAGCTTTGCTACAAATAAAATTGAGTTAAATTGAATTTACCACAAAATGTTGATTTGTATCCCGATGAAGTTTGGTGTCtatcgtaaccatttttttggaaaacgggaatcgacttaagttttggaaatgaaaatgaaaaatgggagtcgccaccaatcctttttgatgaggtgtgatcggatcaccttaaattaatcattttaataaaagttaagatttactaaaacgataatttttttttggtctacgaaaatcagaaaatgagttcgggagtcggttacgcacgaggaagggttagcaccctcgctacgcccaaaattggtacctagttgattaattagtgtcttagtgtcgaagattgaaaacttgaaagacttttGAAATGCGATCCTTCTTTATAAAAATGCTCAAGTGTTAAAGATcttctcgtctcaaaatatgaaatgtcacatccagtaagttaggacacgacatcttggaTTTttgagagcgagcttgccttttatataaaatttgcgtattttaattcataaaaagggtattcgattatttagagtaaacgagagaaatcgaaacccagtaagttagggcacgttttctctaATCCTCAAACACTGAAtgttgcctttatttttaaaaaaaaattcttatttcgaggtgacgaaatgtcatacccggtaagttagggcacaacacttcgtatctccgagaataagcgTTTTTCAAAACTCATATTGTGGTTTAAAGGAATATTCTGttatttggattaaattaaaaaaatcgaagcccagtgagttagggcacggTTTTCTCGAAATTCCAAAAACGGGTCATTGCCTTCATAAAAGAAGTAATTTTGGGTTGGATAAAACATAAATTCGTAATAAAACGAGATAATAGAGAATGCATGAGCAAATAAAAATTTCAGTATTGACGGGCATAACATAAACACGAATGTGAACGGTAGCAATGATTAGagcaaaaataaatgaataaagcgAATAAAAAGAAGATAACGAATAAGCTAGGAAGTATTCGAAATTAAAAAGAActagtaataaataaacaatcattatgTAAAACCAAAGAATGATAGTATAGTAATGATACTAGcaatattaataatagtaataatacaagtaataattttggaatgatgtatgaaagtgtatatatgtatgtgtatatataaataagtaaataatatgtaacgtgagaaaataaaataagtgtatttaaagagtaatgagtaaaaatataataataatataattgcagtaataatgataataataaagtaataaatcataatgataatagcaataataatataAGTAATAATATAAGTAAATATAGAGAGAATatgtataataacataataatacctatataaaattaactaacctaataacaagatgataatactagtaataataaaaaagatggaaaacaataataatatattaataagaataaaaacgatatatttaaaataacgataaataataataaatgatcataataataatagtaatggtAATAGcataatagtattagaaatatacaataTATAGTATTAGaggtaaatacataatatatacatattagaaataatcataatattaaaaacaactattaataaactacataaatatacacataatatatatgcatgtattaaaaataatattaatgttttaaaaaaataattattaataatattacataaaaatatatatattaaaactaataatgtaatataatatagaataaaaataaagaaataatagtaataatacgaTTAATAATAGTGATagtaacaataatatatatacatgaatagtactaataataataaaaataatagaataattaattttaataataaagtaattaaaaaaaggaTCGAATCAAATCAAGAATAAAAGACTTGGggcgaaattgaaataaaaaagaaaaagggaccTATTTCAACGTGCACAAATAGTGGAGGGACCAAAAACGAAATAAACCCCTCCACTCAAAACACAGAGCAGCATCGAGGACCAAATTGGAAAGTGCAACAAATTATAGGGAcaatttaaaatacataaaaaaatgattgaaaatcataaaaaatggaaGGACCAAAATGGGAAATATCCCAATAATTGAGGATACATGAATCCCCATCCCCACCAACGACACCGTTTTGTTTGGTGTTTAAAACACCCATTCTCTTTATTATTTCAGCCCTAAtttcataaaagaaaagaaaaaaaagctagAACGTTAAAGCTTCTCTCCCTCTCCTCTCCTACCGACAATCGTGAGCCCGCCGTCATTGCATCACCGCGCCACCACCGTATCGGTGGCTGGCAATGCTCAAGGGTGTGTGTTTAGCCCCTGATTCAACCATGTATAAAGGCTAAGATTTTTGAACCAAGAAAACCCGAAAATGAAGGGATCTCCACCCGTTTAGGGTTCGGCTCCGACGACGGAGGGAACAGCCGACGGTGTGACCCAGGGGTTCGGGTAAGTTTTCTccccttcttctttttatttcttgttcttgAAGCTTAAAAgcaaaatcaaaaaagaaaaaaagaaaaaaaagggaaatcagaaattaaaaaaacgtaacctttttcttttgtttttgctcTTTTATTTCTGAAATTTGCTCTTTTATTTCTGAAATACGCCTGTGCACAAGAATGGGGATCCCCTTTTTTACAATTGCTTTCGGCTTCTGTTTTCAGCCGAATGAGATAGAATCCAAACCCCCCCATTCATGATTTTCGAATGGCTTTCTTATAGCCATcccttttttacaaattttattattatttgttgctgtcttttctcctttttctcttttttaggtGCAAGTGGAGCAAGTGGAGGTGTGGGTGGTGACAAATTTTGGTGGCTAGGGTTTTCCTTTTTGGCTGAAAATTAGTTAAGGTTGTAGgctgatttgggctttgtaaTTGGGTTTAGAGTTTAGTTTTGGGCCGGGCATAATTTGGGCTATACAGTGTCTacgtaaaaataaattaaaatataatgaaataaatgatgcaTTACAATTTGGTGTGCTTTTTAGTGTTGGTAAACAATCCAAAACACTAGAAAATTGGAACTAACTTtagatttaaaaaagaaaaaaatccatattttagatttaaaaaattatatgttgTTTAATCTCATGGTGGTGGAATTTGTTTGATAAACTTTGAAAAATGAAACTTTTGAAATTggagttaaaattttcaaatagggataaaattttcaaatacgtgaatagtaccgtaaatggtcgtattccccaagtacgaacctggctctggtaccaattgttgcgcggaagcgtgtgaaagagtaaaattattgtactgaaaaatcacactaagttcaattcccaggaaagagaggtagatcacgaaaatcacttaaataccaagtctttcctagtcagaatatccctctatcgtaatttaatagcacaataaatcactacaatcacattcacaaaatatgcaaaacaaataataaagaacaccagaattttaacgaggttcagcaaattttgcctacgtcctcgggcactaccaaatatatttcactccaaaaattacaagtgaaatttacaaatagagagagagaataatgccttaagtagagaatggcaattatgggatgaagaaagtaagaaatggttaggcttatttatagttgaggttcaaggatcaacttgcaatgtccctatacaattagggacaaaaattgcaattatcccatgccaacttttaacccaacttgccaaccaatattactttctactttcggtgcccaccccatttgacttttcaaacaatggtgggttccaatacgtgtgaaagagtaaaaatattgtattgaaaaatCACACTAAATTCAATTCCCAGaaaagagaggtagatcacaaAGATCATTTAAATACCaaatctttcctagccagaatatccctctatcgtaatttaatagcacagtaaatcactacaatcacattcacaaaatatgcaaaataaataataaagaacaccagaattttaacgaggttcagcaaattttgcctacgtcctcgggcactaccaaatatatttcactccaaaaattacaagtgaaatttacaaatagggagagagaataatgccttaagtagagaatggcaattatgggatgaagaaagtaagaaatggttaggcctatttatagttgaggttcaaggatcaacttgcaatgtccctatacaattagggaccaaaattgtaattatcccatgccaacttttaacccattttgccaaccaatcttactttctactttcgtgCCCacctttttttacttttcaaacaAT encodes:
- the LOC107939133 gene encoding receptor-like protein 41 produces the protein MESKEECWKLAIHAAIMFLLSAYGLALFETLTLPGVSALKNPTRFHGQIPVEISYLTRLVSLDLSNQGSCYLRYYTILDPYYGRYNYYELHPELEQPLKLEKPNFKTLIKNLRFLTELYLDGVDISTQSAKWCETTSLVLSNLLVLSLSNCGMKGPLCSSLSRLSFLSKLILDGNPISYLPPNFLVNSSRLVSLSLIACNLNGHFPTGIHLLPKIQSIDISGNDQLMGQLPEFPANNALQSLLLYFTNFSGKLPEPIELNLRSCNISAFPDFIKIQDKLVDLDLSNNHIHGVVPNWLWKSNLSRLPLSDLNFSFSLLRKLYLESCNISSFPEFLKSQENLEYLKLSNNKISGAIPNWVWKKSLRYLLLANNHLSTLDQLLPNQSSISSQDSLYFVASYNNLSGPIPNWLCNMSQLDSFDASYNNFNGPIPNCLGNMSALSWLGLQRNNFSGMLPKFLKATQLQFLKVSENRLVGKLPRSLAKCTQLMVLDVGSNMINDTFPFWLEKLTYLMVLILRENRFYGQIKHLKHKSVFPTLDALDIASNQFSGELSIDFLHATQLRSLKIGGNKLERKLSRSLANCTALEVI